From the genome of Rhodothermales bacterium, one region includes:
- the hrcA gene encoding heat-inducible transcriptional repressor HrcA, with amino-acid sequence MAEPESQQTTSDERPRLNEREAIILRSVVTRFIQTAAPVGSKVLAEQGIVDLSSASIRNTLSALESHGYLDHPHTSAGRIPTDLGYRAYVDDLTDLPGVSPAEQLLLRTGLQQLYGDVESLMREASRLLGQFTNLLGVVLSPRLATGVLERLDVVRLSSSRLMFVVSVRGGLVKTIVAELDAEMQRTDLDRVVSAMNERLVGLTLEEIRQTAVERMRDLDAGDGTGVVRLVLHQAAALFADLPEERQAELGGAQQIVTQPEFQEPGEVRSVIELMENHDVVVHLLEAGVQQPTSAGRAVVLIGHESDDANRFGGKYSVVKAQYRFGDTTGSLGVIGPKRMDYAYVITLVEYLAGLLSGATSEA; translated from the coding sequence ATGGCAGAACCCGAATCCCAGCAGACAACGTCCGATGAGCGCCCGCGCTTGAACGAGCGCGAGGCCATCATCCTGCGCTCCGTCGTCACGCGGTTTATCCAGACGGCGGCGCCCGTCGGTTCGAAAGTGCTGGCGGAGCAGGGGATCGTGGACCTCTCGTCGGCGTCGATCCGCAACACGCTGAGCGCGCTCGAGTCGCACGGCTACCTCGACCACCCGCACACCTCGGCGGGCCGGATCCCGACGGACCTCGGCTACCGGGCGTACGTGGACGATCTGACGGACCTGCCGGGCGTATCGCCGGCCGAGCAGCTCCTCCTCCGCACCGGGCTGCAACAGCTCTACGGCGACGTCGAATCGCTGATGCGCGAGGCGTCGCGCCTGCTCGGGCAGTTCACGAACCTCCTCGGCGTCGTCCTCAGCCCGCGCCTCGCGACGGGCGTGTTGGAACGGCTCGACGTGGTGCGGCTGTCGTCGTCGCGGCTGATGTTCGTCGTCTCCGTGCGCGGCGGCCTCGTCAAGACGATCGTGGCCGAGCTCGACGCCGAGATGCAGCGGACGGACCTCGACCGCGTGGTGTCGGCGATGAACGAGCGGCTGGTCGGGCTGACGCTCGAAGAGATCCGGCAGACGGCCGTCGAGCGGATGCGCGACCTCGACGCGGGCGACGGCACCGGCGTCGTGCGCCTCGTGCTGCACCAAGCCGCGGCGCTCTTCGCCGACCTCCCCGAGGAGCGGCAGGCGGAGCTCGGCGGCGCGCAGCAGATCGTGACGCAGCCGGAGTTCCAGGAGCCCGGCGAAGTCCGCAGCGTGATCGAGCTGATGGAGAACCACGACGTCGTCGTCCACCTGCTGGAAGCGGGCGTGCAGCAGCCCACGTCGGCAGGCCGTGCCGTCGTCCTCATCGGCCACGAGAGCGACGACGCGAACCGCTTCGGCGGCAAGTACTCCGTCGTGAAGGCGCAGTACCGCTTCGGCGACACGACGGGCTCGCTCGGGGTGATCGGTCCGAAACGGATGGACTACGCCTACGTTATCACCCTCGTCGAATACCTCGCGGGCTTGCTGAGCGGCGCCACGTCCGAGGCGTGA
- a CDS encoding nucleotide exchange factor GrpE: MTEKDTQTQTAPENSAPEPQEPEAAAPQDAADGPTATSVDDLAAELDRHREQTRQLEEQLLRRAAEFQNYRRRTDTELGQATERGRGEVVVQMLDVLDDLQRSLAAAETAAETEQGGPTYEALKTGVDLVYKKFGDTLRSLGVEEIDAVGEPFDEHFHEAMMQQEVPGTDAGTVVGEVQKGYRMGDRVLRHARVIVAQ, from the coding sequence ATGACTGAGAAGGACACGCAGACCCAAACCGCTCCCGAGAACTCGGCACCCGAACCGCAGGAGCCCGAAGCCGCTGCGCCGCAGGATGCCGCCGACGGCCCGACGGCGACGTCCGTCGACGACCTCGCCGCCGAGCTCGACCGCCACCGCGAGCAGACGCGGCAGCTCGAAGAGCAGCTCCTCCGCCGCGCCGCCGAATTTCAGAACTACCGCCGCCGCACCGATACCGAGTTGGGCCAGGCCACCGAGCGCGGCCGGGGCGAGGTCGTCGTCCAGATGCTCGACGTGCTCGACGACCTCCAGCGCTCGCTTGCCGCCGCCGAGACCGCAGCGGAGACGGAGCAGGGCGGCCCGACGTACGAGGCGCTCAAGACCGGCGTCGACCTCGTGTACAAGAAGTTCGGCGACACGCTCCGCAGCCTCGGCGTCGAGGAGATCGACGCCGTCGGCGAGCCGTTCGACGAGCATTTCCACGAGGCGATGATGCAGCAGGAGGTGCCCGGCACTGACGCGGGCACCGTCGTCGGCGAGGTCCAAAAGGGCTACCGGATGGGCGACCGCGTGCTGCGCCACGCCCGCGTCATCGTCGCGCAGTAG
- the dnaJ gene encoding molecular chaperone DnaJ, giving the protein MASSTDAMDYYEVLGVSRTAQPDEIKKAYRKKALQYHPDRNPGDAEAESRFKEAAEAYEVLSNPEKRQRYDRFGKAGVNGGGGGARPGGFQDISDIFSAFSDIFGGEAGDAFGRRGGARRRTGSDLRVRLALTLEEIAEGVEKKIKVKKFVVCDECDATGAEGGESGYQVCPTCKGSGEFRQVSSTFFGQFVNVQPCPACRGEGRIVTDPCSNCSSEGRVKGEETTTVEIPAGVREGHFLSIRGAGNAGRRGDPAGDLRVEIIETPHEELTRDGLDVRCDLHLSFPDAALGTEVEVPTLKGRARLQIDAGIQSGRVLRMRGRGIPELGSGRRGDQLVTVQVWTPTKLTSEQRELIEELRGAPSFQPRPDEPEEKKSFFSKVKDVFS; this is encoded by the coding sequence ATGGCAAGCTCCACCGACGCGATGGACTACTACGAGGTGCTCGGCGTCTCGCGCACGGCGCAGCCGGACGAGATCAAGAAGGCGTACCGGAAGAAGGCGCTCCAGTATCACCCGGACCGCAACCCGGGCGATGCCGAGGCAGAGTCGCGCTTCAAAGAGGCGGCCGAGGCGTACGAGGTCCTCTCGAATCCGGAGAAGCGCCAGCGCTACGACCGCTTCGGCAAGGCCGGCGTGAACGGCGGCGGCGGCGGCGCGCGGCCCGGCGGCTTCCAGGACATCTCCGACATCTTCAGCGCGTTCTCCGACATTTTCGGCGGTGAGGCGGGCGACGCCTTCGGACGGCGCGGCGGCGCTCGGCGACGGACCGGCAGCGACCTCCGCGTCCGGCTCGCGCTCACGCTCGAAGAGATCGCCGAAGGCGTCGAGAAGAAGATCAAAGTCAAGAAGTTCGTCGTCTGCGACGAGTGCGACGCGACGGGTGCCGAGGGCGGCGAATCGGGCTATCAGGTCTGCCCGACCTGCAAGGGCTCCGGCGAGTTTCGGCAGGTGTCGAGCACGTTCTTCGGCCAGTTCGTCAACGTGCAGCCGTGCCCGGCGTGCCGCGGCGAAGGCCGGATCGTCACTGATCCGTGCTCCAATTGCAGCAGCGAGGGCCGGGTGAAGGGGGAGGAGACCACGACGGTCGAGATCCCCGCCGGCGTTCGCGAGGGCCACTTCCTCTCGATCCGCGGCGCCGGGAACGCGGGCCGTCGCGGCGATCCGGCCGGCGACCTCCGCGTTGAGATCATCGAGACACCGCACGAGGAGCTGACGCGCGACGGGCTCGACGTCCGCTGCGACCTCCACCTCTCGTTCCCCGACGCCGCGCTCGGGACGGAAGTCGAAGTGCCGACGCTGAAGGGCCGCGCCCGGCTGCAGATCGACGCCGGCATCCAGAGCGGGCGCGTGCTGCGGATGCGCGGGCGCGGCATTCCCGAACTCGGCAGCGGACGGCGCGGCGATCAACTCGTCACGGTGCAGGTGTGGACGCCGACGAAGCTCACGAGCGAGCAGCGCGAACTCATCGAAGAGCTCCGCGGCGCGCCGTCGTTCCAGCCCCGGCCCGACGAGCCGGAGGAGAAGAAGTCGTTCTTCAGCAAAGTCAAAGACGTGTTCTCGTGA
- a CDS encoding flavin reductase family protein, with protein sequence MALDLRHPDHAPTDAPVHDDEAHAGEGGAGGEMLRAVMRRVASPVTVVTAASGGERRGATIGSFTSVSLDPPLISFNVQKDSSLHAALLGADTFAVHLLSETQADLANHFAVPDLTSEEQFRDVAHGTAQGGAPILPDTFGVLHCERYAVHDAGDHSLFLGRVLRVTEAEAAGPLLYYDRSYRAVGGEV encoded by the coding sequence GTGGCCCTCGACCTTCGCCATCCCGATCACGCTCCGACCGATGCGCCCGTCCACGACGACGAGGCGCACGCGGGCGAGGGCGGCGCAGGCGGCGAGATGCTGCGCGCGGTGATGCGCCGCGTGGCGTCGCCGGTGACGGTCGTCACCGCAGCGTCGGGCGGGGAACGGCGCGGGGCGACGATCGGCTCGTTCACGAGCGTCTCGCTCGACCCGCCGCTGATTTCGTTCAACGTGCAGAAGGACTCGTCGCTCCACGCCGCCCTCCTCGGGGCCGACACGTTCGCCGTCCACCTGCTGAGCGAGACGCAGGCCGACCTCGCCAACCACTTCGCCGTGCCGGACCTGACGAGCGAGGAGCAGTTCCGCGACGTGGCCCACGGCACGGCACAGGGCGGAGCGCCGATCCTGCCCGATACGTTCGGCGTGCTCCACTGCGAGCGTTACGCCGTCCACGACGCGGGCGACCACTCGCTCTTCCTCGGCCGCGTCCTCCGCGTCACCGAGGCCGAGGCGGCGGGGCCGCTGCTCTACTACGACCGCTCGTACCGCGCCGTCGGTGGCGAAGTGTGA
- a CDS encoding FKBP-type peptidyl-prolyl cis-trans isomerase: protein MTRRYVFALLAATLTLAACERSADPGSLDTLDDQVAYIVGHDLGTALHDQMEQIDESIVLDDELILTAVRAGLNGDSLRFTTVQVDSIMRAFQDTLTARASVTNMRTSEEFLAANAGRDSIEVTESGLQYKVIQVGQGESPTLGDTVLVNYRGTLPDSTEFDSSYRRGRPARFVVGEVIPGWNEALQLMQVGSEWRVFIPADLAYGEQAPPQIGPNRALVFDVELLDVMKGAAPQAGN from the coding sequence ATGACCCGACGCTACGTCTTTGCCCTCCTCGCCGCGACCCTCACCCTCGCCGCGTGCGAGCGCTCCGCCGACCCCGGCAGCCTCGACACGCTCGACGATCAGGTGGCGTACATCGTCGGCCACGACCTCGGCACGGCCCTCCACGACCAGATGGAGCAGATCGACGAGAGCATCGTGCTCGACGACGAACTGATCCTCACGGCCGTCCGCGCCGGCCTCAACGGCGACTCCCTCCGCTTCACGACGGTCCAGGTCGACTCGATCATGCGCGCCTTCCAGGATACCCTTACCGCCCGCGCCTCCGTCACGAACATGCGGACGAGCGAGGAATTCCTCGCCGCCAACGCTGGCCGCGACAGCATCGAGGTGACGGAGAGCGGCCTGCAGTACAAGGTGATTCAGGTGGGTCAGGGCGAGTCGCCGACGCTCGGCGACACCGTCCTCGTCAACTACCGCGGCACGCTCCCCGACAGCACGGAGTTCGACTCGTCGTACCGCCGCGGCCGTCCGGCCCGCTTCGTCGTCGGCGAGGTGATCCCCGGCTGGAACGAGGCGCTGCAGCTGATGCAGGTCGGCTCCGAGTGGCGGGTGTTCATCCCGGCCGACCTCGCCTACGGCGAGCAGGCCCCGCCGCAGATCGGCCCGAACCGCGCGCTCGTGTTCGACGTGGAGCTACTCGACGTGATGAAGGGAGCGGCACCGCAGGCGGGCAACTAG
- the metG gene encoding methionine--tRNA ligase, which yields MSERILVTSALPYANGPLHVGHLAGAYLPADLYCRYQRLRGRDLLYVCGSDEHGVPIMLRAREEGVDPQDVVDRYHAQIEASFERLGMSFDYYGRTTSATHRATSQAFFRTLYDAGVFKEKTEEQLYDPEAGLFLADRFVRGTCPVCGYEDAYGDQCENCGSSLSPKDLIDPRSALTDAVPEVRTTTHWYLPLGDLQPRLEAYVETHPEWKSNVRGQVKSWFADGLADRAMTRDLPWGVPVPVEDADGKVLYVWFDAPIGYISATKEWAARQGDPEAWRRYWQDEGTDLVHFIGKDNIVFHALIFPALLMTHNEATASGPRFVLPANVPANEFLNLEGRKLSTSRGWAVWLHEVLDDFEPDLLRYALAATLPESKDADFSWADFQARVNSELADILGNFVNRTLTFAHRFGDGVVPPLVEPSETDQAVLDALAGFPDRIGAAYEGFRIREAVQETLSLARLGNKYFNDTEPWHTRNTDPQAMRNTIHVCLQLCASLSVLMDPVLPFSAAKLRTMLQLENVRPSTPDGTPGTIGWEAAGIALLPEGHVLGEPQILFEKIDDDAIQAQLDKLEARAGEVQQEGLPYEPVKDEITFPDFVGLDLRVGRVTLAEPVEKADKLLRLEIDLGFEQRQVLAGVAKHLEPEALVGKHVIVVANLAPRTMMGLESQGMVLMAEDREGKLTPVLAPDGEPGSVVR from the coding sequence ATGTCTGAACGCATTCTCGTCACGTCCGCCCTCCCGTACGCCAACGGCCCGCTCCACGTCGGCCACCTCGCCGGGGCGTACCTCCCGGCCGACCTCTACTGCCGCTACCAGCGGCTCCGCGGGCGGGACCTCCTCTACGTCTGCGGCTCCGACGAGCACGGCGTCCCGATCATGCTCCGCGCCCGCGAGGAGGGCGTCGATCCTCAGGACGTCGTGGACCGCTACCACGCGCAGATCGAGGCCAGCTTCGAGCGCCTCGGGATGTCGTTCGATTATTACGGCCGGACGACCTCGGCCACGCACCGCGCGACGAGCCAGGCCTTCTTCCGCACGCTCTACGACGCGGGCGTGTTCAAAGAGAAGACCGAGGAGCAGCTCTACGACCCCGAAGCCGGCCTCTTCCTCGCCGACCGCTTCGTGCGCGGGACGTGCCCCGTCTGCGGCTACGAGGATGCCTACGGCGATCAGTGCGAGAACTGCGGCTCCTCGCTCTCGCCGAAAGACCTCATTGACCCGCGCAGCGCGCTCACCGACGCCGTGCCCGAAGTCCGCACGACGACGCACTGGTACCTCCCGCTCGGCGACCTCCAGCCCCGGCTCGAAGCCTATGTCGAGACGCACCCCGAGTGGAAATCGAACGTGCGCGGCCAGGTCAAAAGCTGGTTCGCCGACGGCCTCGCGGACCGCGCCATGACGCGCGACCTCCCGTGGGGCGTACCCGTGCCCGTCGAAGACGCCGACGGGAAGGTGCTCTACGTCTGGTTCGACGCGCCCATCGGCTACATCTCGGCGACGAAGGAGTGGGCCGCGCGGCAGGGCGACCCCGAGGCGTGGCGGCGCTACTGGCAGGATGAGGGCACTGACCTCGTCCACTTCATCGGGAAGGACAACATCGTCTTCCACGCGCTCATCTTCCCGGCGCTCCTGATGACGCACAACGAGGCCACCGCGAGCGGGCCGCGTTTCGTGCTCCCGGCGAACGTCCCCGCGAACGAGTTCCTCAACCTCGAAGGCCGCAAGCTCTCGACGAGCCGCGGCTGGGCCGTCTGGCTCCACGAAGTCCTCGACGACTTCGAGCCCGACCTCCTCCGCTACGCCCTCGCCGCGACCCTGCCCGAGTCGAAGGATGCTGACTTCTCGTGGGCCGACTTCCAGGCCCGCGTCAACTCCGAGCTCGCCGACATCTTGGGCAACTTCGTCAACCGCACGCTGACATTCGCGCACCGCTTCGGCGACGGCGTCGTGCCGCCGCTCGTGGAGCCGAGCGAGACGGACCAAGCCGTGCTCGACGCGCTCGCCGGATTCCCGGACCGGATCGGCGCGGCGTACGAAGGCTTCCGCATCCGCGAGGCCGTGCAGGAAACCCTATCGCTCGCGCGGCTCGGCAACAAGTACTTCAACGACACCGAGCCATGGCACACGCGCAACACGGACCCGCAGGCGATGCGGAACACGATCCACGTCTGCCTCCAACTCTGCGCGTCGCTGTCAGTGCTGATGGATCCCGTGCTCCCGTTCTCGGCGGCGAAGCTCCGCACGATGCTCCAACTCGAAAACGTCCGCCCGAGCACACCCGATGGGACGCCCGGCACGATCGGCTGGGAGGCGGCCGGCATCGCGCTCCTCCCCGAAGGCCACGTGCTCGGCGAACCGCAGATCCTCTTCGAAAAAATCGATGACGACGCGATTCAAGCGCAGCTCGACAAGCTGGAGGCGCGAGCGGGCGAGGTGCAGCAGGAAGGGCTCCCGTATGAGCCGGTCAAAGACGAGATCACGTTCCCCGATTTCGTCGGCCTCGACCTCCGCGTCGGCCGGGTCACGCTTGCTGAGCCGGTCGAGAAAGCCGACAAGCTGCTCCGGCTCGAGATCGATCTCGGCTTCGAGCAGCGACAAGTGCTGGCGGGCGTGGCAAAGCACCTCGAGCCAGAAGCGCTCGTCGGCAAGCACGTCATCGTCGTGGCGAACCTCGCGCCGCGCACGATGATGGGGCTCGAAAGCCAGGGGATGGTGCTGATGGCTGAGGACCGGGAGGGCAAGCTGACGCCGGTGCTCGCGCCCGATGGGGAGCCGGGCAGCGTCGTCCGGTAG
- a CDS encoding M1 family metallopeptidase, translating into MSVTSGRTFALSERSAYAVMYRFLLVALLTAASLHAQPAPSDPSSSGGLLILEQAAFDVHYYDLEIEVEPVAERIEGHLGMYATMVLPSDAIALDLDTTFAVAQVTDVKRGETLPFERLGGRLLIDLGWTMQPGDSVAVRVDYAGKPRVAPNPPWDGGFTWVDRADGTHWVGVSCQGEGADLWWPVKDHPSDEPDSLRIRATVPAGHTAVSAGRLRGVVENPDGTRTFDWFVSTPINNYGLSLYVAPYETVEADYTSVAGEALPIRFYVLPEDRAKAEALMPQIVEQMRFMEETFGPYPFRADKYAVVQSPYLGMEHQTAIAYGDTFTDNAFGFDWLHLHEFAHEWWGNLVTVPDWSHLWIHEGFAMYVEALYAEHLGGRDAYLRYLQSKRGRILNARPVVPSRTVDTQEAHFGTSSTDADVYFKGMWFLHTLRYAVDDDPAFFRALRRMAYPDPAMEAMTDGRQARFATTEDFQRILEHETGRNLSTLFRLYLYQPTLPRLVAEREGRRLHLRWETPEGYPVELPVEVAVDGEVRRVPMRAGQGQVLLPPDAEVAIDPNGWVLKAE; encoded by the coding sequence GTGTCCGTAACGTCCGGCCGTACCTTCGCCCTCTCCGAACGCTCTGCCTACGCCGTGATGTACCGATTCCTCCTCGTCGCCCTCCTCACCGCCGCCTCGCTGCACGCGCAGCCCGCTCCTTCCGACCCCTCGTCTTCCGGTGGGCTCCTGATCCTCGAGCAGGCCGCGTTCGACGTGCACTACTACGATCTCGAGATTGAGGTCGAGCCTGTTGCGGAACGCATCGAGGGGCACCTCGGGATGTACGCGACGATGGTGCTCCCGAGCGACGCCATCGCGCTCGACCTCGACACGACGTTCGCCGTCGCGCAGGTCACCGACGTAAAGAGGGGGGAGACCCTACCCTTCGAGCGGTTGGGAGGGCGGCTCCTGATCGACCTCGGCTGGACGATGCAGCCGGGGGATTCAGTCGCCGTTCGCGTGGACTACGCGGGCAAGCCTCGTGTCGCTCCCAACCCGCCGTGGGACGGGGGTTTCACGTGGGTCGACCGAGCGGACGGGACCCACTGGGTCGGCGTTTCCTGTCAGGGCGAGGGGGCGGACCTGTGGTGGCCGGTGAAAGACCATCCGTCGGACGAGCCCGATTCGCTGCGCATCCGCGCTACCGTCCCCGCCGGTCACACCGCCGTCTCCGCGGGCCGTCTCCGGGGCGTCGTGGAGAACCCCGACGGCACGCGCACCTTCGACTGGTTCGTCTCGACGCCGATCAACAACTACGGCCTCTCGCTCTACGTCGCGCCCTACGAAACGGTCGAGGCGGACTACACCAGCGTCGCGGGCGAGGCGCTGCCGATCCGGTTTTACGTGCTGCCGGAGGACCGGGCGAAGGCCGAAGCGCTGATGCCGCAGATCGTCGAGCAGATGCGGTTCATGGAGGAGACGTTCGGGCCGTACCCATTCCGCGCGGACAAGTACGCCGTCGTCCAGTCACCGTACCTCGGGATGGAACACCAGACCGCGATCGCGTACGGCGACACGTTCACTGACAACGCGTTCGGGTTCGACTGGCTCCACCTCCACGAGTTCGCGCACGAGTGGTGGGGCAACCTCGTCACCGTGCCGGACTGGAGCCATTTGTGGATCCACGAGGGGTTCGCGATGTACGTCGAAGCGCTCTACGCCGAGCACCTCGGCGGGCGGGATGCCTACCTCCGCTACCTCCAGTCGAAGCGCGGGCGGATTCTCAACGCGCGGCCCGTCGTTCCGAGCCGGACGGTGGATACGCAGGAAGCCCACTTCGGCACGAGCTCGACCGACGCCGACGTGTACTTCAAAGGGATGTGGTTCCTCCACACGCTGCGCTACGCCGTCGACGACGACCCGGCGTTCTTCCGGGCGCTCCGTCGCATGGCCTATCCCGACCCCGCCATGGAGGCCATGACCGATGGGCGGCAAGCCCGCTTCGCGACGACGGAGGACTTCCAGCGGATCCTAGAGCATGAGACCGGGAGGAATCTCAGCACGCTCTTCCGGCTCTACCTCTACCAGCCCACGCTTCCGCGCCTCGTAGCCGAGCGGGAGGGCCGCCGGCTCCACCTGCGGTGGGAGACCCCCGAAGGGTACCCGGTCGAACTTCCGGTCGAAGTCGCCGTCGATGGCGAGGTGCGCCGGGTCCCGATGCGGGCCGGACAGGGACAGGTCTTGCTGCCGCCGGACGCCGAGGTAGCGATCGACCCCAACGGCTGGGTGCTGAAGGCGGAGTGA
- a CDS encoding reprolysin-like metallopeptidase, whose product MHSAPSFSLSRTFLATVLALLLAASPAFAQDLADRLWTDVVSASVTTGAERQIVPNAYRSVRMDGALMASLLAEAPLEAAPFDTRSGVIVPLPTPDGGFASFRVVEAPIMEAGLQARYPELRTYYGRGVEAKGSMVRISATPEGFHAFVLGKGGSMLIDPMQALDTEHYVVYRKRDYVPDQARVLEAFGNEEVIEAPGDDEPVDVTTARPENGELLRTYRLAMAATGEYTAFHSARRNRPSNVADGLAAIIIAMNRVNGIYERDLSVRMVLIDETDQVIYTDGTSDPYTNNSGGAMLGENQSNLDAVIGSDNYDVGHVFSTGGGGVAGLGVVCRTGQKGRGVTGLGSPINDIFYVDFVSHEIGHQFRGNHSFNGSSGNCSGGNRNGSTAYEPGSGSTIMAYAGICNPQNLQNTSDDYFHAVSLIEIVNYISVGAGNDCAEETETENSPPVVMSDVDGLSIPIETPFVLTGSAEDDNNDPEDLTYTWEEFDLGPAGPPAGGTGWNGTPPFFRSFDPVDEPVRYFPALDRLIAGNPPVIGEGLPSSDGRLRFRLTARDNAGGIGDLQVTLDVVEDAGPFEVTFANEGDLVYGTGSEQEVTWDVAGTDAGDVNTPTVDILFSADGGDTFDIVLAEGTDNDGAELVTMPSEVTDEARIMIRAVDNVFFAVNREEFALEIGVANEARPEATHSLSAVYPNPFGVTSSRATLNLTVEQSQAVRVAVYDALGRQVAVLHDGTLAAGQNRQLSLDAAALAGGTYFVRVVGETFTDVQQMTVVR is encoded by the coding sequence ATGCATAGCGCACCCTCCTTCTCACTCTCTCGCACCTTCCTCGCGACGGTGCTCGCTCTCCTGTTGGCCGCGTCGCCTGCGTTTGCGCAGGATCTCGCGGATCGCCTCTGGACGGATGTCGTCTCGGCGTCGGTCACCACGGGCGCGGAGCGGCAGATCGTCCCGAACGCGTACCGGAGCGTCCGGATGGACGGGGCGCTGATGGCGAGTCTCTTGGCCGAGGCCCCGCTCGAAGCCGCCCCGTTTGACACCCGCAGTGGCGTGATCGTACCGTTGCCGACGCCCGACGGGGGCTTCGCGTCGTTCCGTGTTGTGGAAGCGCCCATCATGGAAGCAGGGCTCCAGGCGCGCTATCCCGAGCTGCGCACCTACTACGGCCGCGGCGTGGAAGCGAAGGGCTCTATGGTTCGCATCAGCGCCACGCCAGAAGGGTTCCACGCATTTGTGCTCGGGAAGGGCGGCAGCATGCTGATCGACCCGATGCAGGCCTTGGACACCGAGCACTACGTCGTCTATCGCAAGCGTGACTACGTGCCGGACCAGGCGCGCGTGCTCGAAGCCTTCGGCAACGAAGAAGTCATCGAGGCACCGGGCGATGACGAGCCGGTTGACGTGACGACGGCGCGGCCCGAGAACGGGGAGTTGCTCCGGACCTACCGCCTCGCGATGGCCGCCACGGGCGAGTACACCGCCTTCCACAGCGCGCGCCGGAACCGGCCGTCGAACGTAGCCGATGGCCTCGCCGCGATCATCATCGCGATGAACCGGGTCAACGGCATTTACGAGCGCGACCTCTCTGTGCGCATGGTGCTGATCGACGAGACTGACCAGGTCATCTATACCGACGGGACGTCGGATCCGTATACGAACAACAGCGGGGGGGCGATGCTCGGGGAGAACCAGTCGAACCTCGACGCCGTCATCGGGTCCGACAACTACGATGTCGGCCACGTCTTCTCGACGGGCGGCGGCGGCGTGGCCGGGCTCGGCGTCGTGTGCCGGACCGGGCAGAAGGGGCGCGGTGTGACCGGCCTTGGTTCGCCCATCAACGACATCTTCTACGTCGACTTCGTCTCCCACGAAATCGGCCACCAGTTCCGCGGCAACCACAGCTTCAACGGGAGTTCCGGCAACTGCAGCGGCGGCAACCGCAACGGCTCGACGGCCTACGAACCGGGGAGCGGCTCGACGATCATGGCCTACGCCGGCATCTGCAACCCGCAGAACCTACAGAACACCAGCGACGACTATTTCCACGCCGTATCGCTCATCGAGATCGTGAATTACATCTCGGTCGGCGCGGGCAACGACTGCGCCGAGGAGACGGAGACGGAGAACAGTCCGCCCGTCGTGATGTCCGACGTCGACGGCCTCTCGATCCCGATCGAAACCCCCTTCGTGCTCACTGGCAGTGCGGAGGACGACAACAACGACCCCGAGGATCTCACGTATACGTGGGAAGAGTTCGACCTCGGCCCGGCCGGCCCCCCGGCCGGAGGGACGGGGTGGAACGGGACGCCGCCGTTCTTCCGCTCGTTCGACCCCGTGGATGAGCCCGTCCGCTACTTCCCCGCCCTCGACCGCCTCATCGCAGGTAACCCGCCGGTGATCGGGGAAGGGCTCCCCTCTTCTGACGGGAGGCTCCGGTTCCGGCTCACCGCGCGCGACAACGCCGGCGGTATTGGCGACCTCCAGGTCACGCTCGACGTCGTCGAGGACGCCGGGCCGTTCGAGGTCACGTTCGCCAACGAAGGAGACCTCGTCTACGGCACGGGCTCCGAGCAGGAGGTCACGTGGGACGTGGCCGGCACCGACGCCGGCGACGTGAACACGCCGACCGTGGACATCCTCTTCTCCGCCGATGGCGGCGACACCTTCGACATCGTCCTCGCAGAGGGCACGGACAACGACGGCGCCGAACTCGTGACAATGCCGAGCGAGGTGACCGACGAAGCTCGCATCATGATCCGGGCCGTCGACAACGTTTTCTTCGCCGTGAATCGGGAGGAGTTCGCCCTCGAGATCGGGGTGGCGAACGAGGCCCGTCCCGAGGCCACGCACTCGCTCAGCGCCGTCTACCCGAACCCGTTCGGCGTGACGTCGTCGCGCGCCACGCTGAACCTGACGGTGGAGCAGAGCCAGGCCGTGCGCGTCGCGGTCTACGACGCGCTCGGGCGGCAGGTGGCCGTGCTCCACGACGGCACGCTCGCCGCCGGGCAGAACCGCCAGCTCTCGCTCGACGCGGCAGCGTTGGCGGGCGGCACGTACTTCGTCCGCGTCGTCGGCGAGACGTTCACCGACGTGCAGCAGATGACCGTCGTACGCTAG